The window CGGCCCGCCCTTGAATGCGACCTGTACCGTCTTGATTCCGGTGATGAAGCCGAAGCGGGCGCCGGTCAGATGGCTGGCCGAGCCGATCGCGGACGAGGCGAAGATCAGCTTGCCGGGCCGAGCCTTCGCCGCAGCGATCAAGTCGGCAACCGATCTTGCGTTCAGCGCGGGCGAGCAAACCAGTACATTGGTGCTGATCCCGATATGGGCGACGCCGGTGAAGTCCTTGAGCGGATCGTAGGAGAGGCTTCGCTGCAATACCGCGCTGGTCGCGAAATTGGGCAAGGCGTAGAGCAGCGTGTGGCCATCCGGCGATGCCTTCGCCACGGGTGCCGCCGCCAGCGTGCCCCCGCCGCCGGGCCGATTATCGACCACGACGGGCTGTCCCCACTGCTCATGCATTTTTTGCCCGATCATGCGCGCGATCATGTCGGGCTGACTGCCCGCCGTGGTCGAGGCCACCAGGCGAATGGGCTTGTCCGGATATTTCGGTTGCCCCTGTGCGCAGGCTTGCGACGCGGCGGACAAGCTACCGACAACGAATGCGATCGCGAGCCCATCACCATATCGAGTTGGCATGACGTCCCTCCGAACGGTCGCGTGGTCGAGCGCCGAGCCACATGGAATCCAGGCCTGGGCGCCATGCACGACGAACTGCGGATGGTACTGCGTCCGTCTGCACGGCTACGAGCTTATCGCTTCATCATCCCGTATGCCATCGATCTGGTCTCGCCGAATCCGCAGGTATCCGGCGCGTGTCACTCGATGCGGATATTTCCTTCCTTGATCATTCGGGCCCACTTCGCCAGGTCGTTTTTCCTGAACTCGGCGTATTCTGCGGGTGTCGACTCCACCACCTCCAGGCCGGCCGCGATCAGGCGCCCGCGCACCTCGGGCGCGGTCACCGTTCTCGATACCGCTTGCGCAAGCTTCCCGATCACGTCGCGCGGCGTGCCCGCGGGTGCCAGTACCCCGTACCAGTTCACCACCACGAAGCCAGGGTATCCGGATTCGGCGATGGTCGGCACATCCGGCAGTTGCGTGGCTCGCCGGGCCGATGTGACGGCGAGCACTTTGAGCCGGCCGGCTTTCGCATGCGGCAACACCGGAGAAATGGTCACGACCGCCATGTTGATCTGCCCGCCGATCACCTCGACGATCGCGGGGGCGACGCCCTTGTAGAACACGGAGACGAGATCGATGCCGGATTCGACCCGCAGGAACTCGCTGGTGATATGACCCGGTGTCGCGGTACCGGACACACCAACGGTCAGTTTGCCGGGTCGGGCCTTGGCCATCGCGACCAGTTCCTTGATCGAGTTTGCCGGCAGCGATGGATGGACGACCACGACGTATACGGTATTGGCGAAATGCGAGACCGCGGCGAAATCCCCGAGCGCCTCGTAAGGCGCTTTGGGGTTGATCAGCGGAAGTATGGCGTTGGGACCCGCTGCGCCAAGCAGGATGGTGTAACCGTCGGCGGCCGCGCGCGCCGCCAGATGGGTGCCGATCATGCCTGCGGCGCCGGGTCGATTGTCGACCACCACGGCTTGACCGAGGTGCTCGGCCATTTTCGGCTGTATCGTGGCCGAGAACCGGGATATCGAGTATTTCGCGTGCTTCGACCAGAGCGGGATCGGTGGAATTGAGCGAGACGAACGCATCGTAGCGCTGGCTCCCCTTGGCGGACCGGCAGGCGAGAATGTTTTCAATGATGTCCGGCGTGTCGATCGCCTGAAAGAAGCGGAATTGCTCGCCGAGGCCACTTTTTCGTGTTCCATGGACCTCGATCTCGACGCCAGGCTCGACCACCGACCGGAGGTGCTCTTCCAGCGCGCCATGAAAGTTGGGATTTCTATCCCGGGAAGAAAATACCTGCACCCAAATACGCATTCTTGCTCCTTCATTGCAGCATGCTGCCGCCACGCCCATGCTGCATGGCCCACGCGATGGTCGCCACGTCTGCTCTGAACAGCTCGGCAATCTTAGTCGATTCGACCACACGGTCATAGATTGCGGGATCGGAGCGAAGCGAAAATCATGGCCTCGATTTCGATCGCTGGAAGGTTTAGGGGTCGAGTCTTGTATTCCCATCCGGGCCGGCTCGGTATCGACTTGCATTGCAGGAAAGCCGGCTCGATGAGAACCGCATTTCACCAATCGGAGGCGACAATGACCACGCTGACTCGGCACCTGACATGCATATCGGCTTCAGTGCTGCTGGCAACCGCTGCAGTCGCGGCGCAGGCAGCCGACATGAGTTTCTTTGCAACGAGCGTCGGCCTGGGCAAAGGCGCCGACCTGGACGGGCTTGCAGGCGCGGACAAGCACTGCCAGTCGCTGGCTGCCAACGCCGGCGCCGGCAAGCGAACCTGGCGAGCCTACCTCAGCACCCAGGCGGCGGACGGCGCCAAAGCGGTCAATGCGCGCGAGCGAATCGGCAGCGGTCCATGGCGCAACGCCAAGGGGGTCGTGATCGCCAAGTCCGTGGACGACCTCCACGGCGACAGCAACAACCTCACCAAGGAGACCGTGTTGAGTGAAAAGGGCGAGGTCATCAATGGCCGCGGCGACAAGCCCAATCGGCACGACATCCTCACCGGCACCATGCCCGACGGCCGCGCGCCGACGGACGAAAAGAACATGACCTGCGGCAACTGGACGCAAAGCGGCGAGGGTGCAGCGCTCGTCGGCCATCACGATCGCATGGGGCTTCGCGACGACGCAGCCTCCAAGTCCTGGAACTCATCGCACGCATCGCGCGGCTGCAGCCAGGAGGCGCTCCGTTCCAGCGGCGGCGACGGCCTGCTCTATTGCTTCGCCGTCAAATAGGGATTGCGCCGCCGCAGGTTCGCGAACGAGCCTGCAATCGGCCTTGCGTATGTCGCGGGAATAGTCTGCATGGTGGATGGATCACGCAGGCGCATTGCGGTGCGAAAATCCAAGAAGCGGGGAGACGGCATGCGCGCATCGATCGAATCGCGGGATGCATCGAAGGGAGATGGCTCGCTGTCGCTGTTTGGCGACATCGGTTTCGCCCCTGTTGCGCGCTTGCGCACGACCAGCCCATTCCGGGCGTCCGACGACGAAGCCTTGAAGCGCGCGCAAACCGCTGGCGGAGAGGGAGTCCTAAAAGCACTCGCGCCGCTTCGTGACGCCGCGTGTCCATTCCTCTATGAAAGAAGGCTACATTTTGCGTTGACGCGTGCCGTTACGTGCCTCACAATGCCAACGTCCAACTAGGGCCAGTCCTAGGGACTTGGGTTTGGCGGAGATGTCTCCGCCACCGGGCGGTGAGGAAGCGATGGCGAGACGAGGCATACACCGGCTGTCCCCGCTGTTCGTCACGAAGACGAAAGAGCCGGGACGGCACGCCGACGGCGGCAACCTCTACCTGGTGGTCGAGAAGCAGCCGGCCGGGCACGTCACGAAGTCGTGGTCCTTCATGTACGAGCGCGCCGGCAAGCAGACCGAGATCGGCCTCGGCTCCGTCAACGCCATAACGCTCGATCGCGCCCGGGACAAGGCCTTCGAGTTCCGCGCACTGCTGGCCGAGCGCATCGACCCGCTGCAGACGAAGCGCGAGAGAGAGAACAAGCTCGCCGTGAGCGCGGCCAAGGGCATGACGTTCGATGCCTGCGCCAGCGCCTACATCGACGCGCACAAGCCGGGCTGGCGCAATCCCAAGCACGCCGAGCAGTGGACAGCCACGCTCAACACCTACGCGTCGCCCGTGTTCGGC is drawn from Betaproteobacteria bacterium and contains these coding sequences:
- a CDS encoding tripartite tricarboxylate transporter substrate binding protein; translation: MKEQECVFGCRYFLPGIEIPTFMARWKSTSGRWSSLASRSRSMEHEKVASASNSASFRRSTRRTSLKTFSPAGPPRGASATMRSSRSIPPIPLWSKHAKYSISRFSATIQPKMAEHLGQAVVVDNRPGAAGMIGTHLAARAAADGYTILLGAAGPNAILPLINPKAPYEALGDFAAVSHFANTVYVVVVHPSLPANSIKELVAMAKARPGKLTVGVSGTATPGHITSEFLRVESGIDLVSVFYKGVAPAIVEVIGGQINMAVVTISPVLPHAKAGRLKVLAVTSARRATQLPDVPTIAESGYPGFVVVNWYGVLAPAGTPRDVIGKLAQAVSRTVTAPEVRGRLIAAGLEVVESTPAEYAEFRKNDLAKWARMIKEGNIRIE
- a CDS encoding tripartite tricarboxylate transporter substrate binding protein, with amino-acid sequence MPTRYGDGLAIAFVVGSLSAASQACAQGQPKYPDKPIRLVASTTAGSQPDMIARMIGQKMHEQWGQPVVVDNRPGGGGTLAAAPVAKASPDGHTLLYALPNFATSAVLQRSLSYDPLKDFTGVAHIGISTNVLVCSPALNARSVADLIAAAKARPGKLIFASSAIGSASHLTGARFGFITGIKTVQVAFKGGP
- a CDS encoding lectin, whose amino-acid sequence is MTTLTRHLTCISASVLLATAAVAAQAADMSFFATSVGLGKGADLDGLAGADKHCQSLAANAGAGKRTWRAYLSTQAADGAKAVNARERIGSGPWRNAKGVVIAKSVDDLHGDSNNLTKETVLSEKGEVINGRGDKPNRHDILTGTMPDGRAPTDEKNMTCGNWTQSGEGAALVGHHDRMGLRDDAASKSWNSSHASRGCSQEALRSSGGDGLLYCFAVK